ACGCTTGGGTTAAGCGCCACTTGTACAAAATCGTGGGTTTTGAGACGTGATAAATCGCCGTCTCTACAAGTGTTTTGGTTTTATCTGAACTGTATTGGGGTAAAAAGCCGGATCACAATTTTTCTTTCTTCGTATAAAACCACCCTCAATACGGTTCGGATAAGCATTTTTCACTTTCCTTGTGGTCCGGGTAAAGGGGAAAGGGGAAAAGATGTATTCAAAACCTTTTCCCTTTACCCTTTAACCGAACCGTATTCAAACTATCCTGCCTTTTTAAAGGGACAACCAAAGTCAAAGTCCCCCTTTTTAAAGTGAATTTAGAGGATTCTAAATCTTTTGATACCAATCAGAGGACTTTTAAAACATCCTCTAATTGGTAAGAGGCTGATTACACTATTATCTATTGCTAGCAATGTTGGCAGGCTTTTCCTTAATTTGACTATCTAATTTGACTATATGACAAAAGTAATGTTTTTTACAAAAAATAGAAATTAAAGGGAACCTAATACTTTAGTAAGTGTCTCATTAATTAACAGTAATAAAAATAATTCTACTGGAGTTAAAAATTAATGTTTACTTTTAATCGTTTGCAATCTGGAACAGCTGCACTCATGGCTTTGAGCGTCACAGCCGGCACTGTAGCTCCTTTGATTATAGCTTCTCCATCTTTAGCTCAAACTACTTTTTCTGATGTTTCATCTAATTATTGGGCGGCACCATTTATTCAACAATTGTCACAGCGTGGTGTAATTGCCGGATTTCCTGATGGTAGTTTCCGTCCTGAAGAAGCAGTGACACGCGCTCAATTTGCCGCTATGGTCAACAAAGCTTTCCAAAAATCACAGCAACGATCGCCAATCAACTTTGCTGACGTGCCCAGCAATTATTGGGCATCAAGTGCCATTCAGCAAGCTTATACCATTGGTTTCTTATCTGGATATCCCGGTAATCGCTTTGAGCCGAACCAAGCTATTCCTCGCCAACAGGTTTTAGTTTCCCTCGCTAACGGTCTGGAATATAGTCCCATCGGCAATACCGAAAGTACTTTGCAATACTTCAACGATGCCTCTAACATCGCTAGCTATGCCCGTAGCCCGATCGCAGCCGCAACTGAAAAGCAAATCGTCGTGAACTATCCTAATGTGAAGTTCCTAAATCCAACTGCAACCGCTACTCGCGCCCAAGTAGCAGCTTTTATCTACCAAGCACTGGTTAGTTCTAACCAAGCTTCAGCAATTAACTCGCCTTATGTCGTGGCTGTCGGGTCTACTACCCCAACGCCTGTATCAGTCACAATTCCTCAAGGGACTGCTATTCCTGTGAAGTATGACAAGGCAGAAAAAATTCTGGTTACAAAGGATGAGACAGCGCCTTTGACGTTAACAGTATCCCAAAACGTAGTAACACAAGACGGATCTATAGTGATTCCGGCTGGTAGTCAAGTAATTGGTCAACTCAAGCCTGCTACAGGCGGTTCTCAATTCGTTGCCGAGAAACTGGTTTTGACCAATGGTCAGGAGTATCAACTTAACGCTACTTCTGAAGTGATTACCAAAACTGAAACTGTCAAGAAGGGTACTAGTATTGGTTCAATTATCAAGGATACTGTATTGGGCGCAGGTGCAGCAACTGCGGTATCTGCTGTAACTGGCGATCGCGCCATCGCCACAGAAGAAGTCTTGGGTGGCGCTGGTATCGGTGCATTGGTTGGTCTGTTTTTCGGTAAGAATAGTGTTGACTTAGTGGCAATTGACCCAAATACCGATTTACAAATGACCATCAATCAAAACTTGTTGGTTTCACTCAGATAGTCATTGGTCATTGGTCATTAGTCTTTACAAATGACAAAGAACATAGACGCGCTAGCGGCTTCCCGCAGGGTAGGACAAATGACTAATTTTGAACTTCCGGCAACCAAATAATAAAAGTAGTCCCCGGCGCATTGGGTGAAGTTAGCTTAGAGTTGATTGCAGGGCTGAAAACCTCGATTTTGCCCTGCATTTGCTCTATTAATTGTTTAGCGATCGCTAACCCTAAACCTGTGCCAGGGATTTCTGTTTGCGCTTGTACACCCCGATAATGCCGTTCTCCCAGATGTTCTAAATCTTCGGGTGGAATGCCAGGCCCGTTGTCACTGATCGCAATTCCCTGAAAATTAGCTTTTTCTTGCCCCGCCTGAATCAAAATTTTGCCACCAGTGGGAGTATATTTCAAAGCATTATCGATGATGTTAGTTAAAACTTCTCGTAATGCTTTGATATTGGCACGTACTAGGGGTGAATTTTCTTGAATTTCAGTTATTAGTTTTAGCTTTCGCTCTTGGGCGATCGCTTTGGCTGATATTAATAATGGTTCTAATATATCTGCTAACGAGCAGTCAACTGCTTTATCTCCTGTTCCCGGCAATAATAGCGGCGGTTTAGCGTCTTTTTGGATAGTTGCTTCCACAAACACTTCATGTTCGGGTAGATGTAGTGGTGCTAAATCTGTCTCTGTCAAGTCTATTACTTGATCGAATTGTTGTAGCAATTCTTGGAGGCGATCGCTTTCTCGCACAATACTATTAGCCACATCCCGGTTGCTATCTCCTGGGCGCAGCCGCTTCAATAGCAGTTTCCCAAAAGTCCGCAATGCTGTTAATGGGTTACGAAACTGATGCAACAGGTTATCTAGCAAATCTCGCTGTTTTTCTTGGAGAATTTGTTGCTCACGCAACTGCTGCTCAAACCATGCACGGCGTTGATCTAAAATGCAAGCGATCGCTAATGTTTGGGCTATCTGTTGAATCTGACTTTCCTCATGCCCATTCCATGCCCGGTCTTGCCTACCCGTCACCAGTAACCCCATCATCACACCCTCATAAACCAGAGGTAAAACAATTTGGTTGCCACTAAAGAGGTATTCCTCTTTTAAATGGGGTTGAGATGCCTCAGATTCCTGTGACGAGGTTGGAGATTCCGATCCTGCTGTCAATAACCTTCTGCGATCGTTGGGTAATATAAACACATTTCCAACTTGAAGTTCCTTGTGTACTGTCGCCTCAGCAGTCTCGTCCCCTGGCGGTAATAATGCTGTTTCTGGATAAATTACCACAGGAATCAGTTTGGCCTCACCAGAAGGAGTCTCTACCAATTCTTGTGTCAGGTACACAATACTTAAAGTTGCTCCCAGCCCTTGGGTTAGCAGCGCTATTTGCTCTCGACACAGAGCAATAAAATCGGAACTGGCAGACATTAACATTTTTTAGCTCTTGCTCAAGATGACAGATTTTGAGGCATGATGATAAGAGAGGATACTTAATATTTACCTCACTCATTCAATAAAGCTTAACTAAAATCTTCTTAGTGATGGTTTGTACCAAGGAATTATTTTCTTAGGTAATTTCGTTTTATATATTTTCAAAGATGTTAACTTTCTTGCATGAAAAGGTTAAAAACTATTGATATTTTGAACTAGAACTTATATAATGACGACGGATTTTGTAGCTAACACTACAATCTATAGCTTGAAAGAGGAGGACAATAGGTTGGCAAGGAGACGCAAAAGGAAAAGTCGCCGTCGTCAAGAAGGACGGCGGATTTTGGAACACGTGCCTCAATATAGCATCGAAAGTGGCGAAGAAAAACCTGTGACAGCAGCGAGAAGATTCATTCAAGCTGAAGGGATTTTGCCACCTGCGTTGCTACTCGTAAAGCGAAATGAACACACAACAGATCGTTATTTCTGGGCAGAAAAGGGACTGTTTGGTGCTCAATACGTAGAAGAAAACCATTTCTTGTTTCCGAGCTTGAGGGTATTAGAACCTTCGCCTGGTCAAGAACCTCTTGCTTTAGCTAGCCGGTGAACCATAAATGGTCATCTTACACATTGAGTGTGGCTCCTGACTATTCATTAACTGGCAAAATAGCTAAGTTTATGCAAAATTTAATTTTTTTTTAGTTTGGAGCTGATTTGCCAGTAAGGCTAGTCCAGGTAGTTGGAAAATAAACTAGTCTCAAAGCACGCTAGATTGCATGGGTTGATACTAGTGTCATGATATGGAAGGGAGTGGGTATAAAGCCAAGCGCCTCCAAAAGCGCTAGTGAAGTTGCGCTCTTATGCCGTGAATTGTTAACCAAGCTCTGTCAACGAATTTAAGTTAATTAATTTAAATTTCTCCCCACGACTTATATCGTGGGGAGAATTGACAAAGCAGAAGTCTTGATTTCCTCCTTTTTACTTTTCATTGCCTAAAGATTAGATCAGGTCAGAAGTCTGCATATCATAGTTAAAAAAACCAACAATTATTCACCAGCCTTGAGCTGTAGAGTTCTCTGTAACTCACTGAGTTCATCTCGATGGGCAACTACAGTGATCTTACTTGAGGAGGTTTGTTCACTCTGAGTTGTTTCTACTTTGAGTGACACCTTCTCAAGTCTTCCAGATTTTTTCCAATAAAACAGGCCACTTAAAGGCGACAGCAGTACCATAGCCAAAACAATGGGACTGAGGTTAGGAAAAAGCAGGTATACGACTAGTGAGAGACAAACAATCCCAGTCGCTGCCAGCAGAGTTAAAAATATAGCTAAAAACCAACTGGGGCGAACATTCCCTTCAAAAGTCACTTTGTTCTGTTCTCGGTCTACCTCTGCCACTTGGTAAGACCGGGAGCGAAAATACTCTTTTAATTGAGACATTAAAGCAGCTTCGTCTTGTTCAGATACCAGTTGTACTGTTTGTATGCGGTCTTTAGTCGAGGCACGAATAAAGAAAAACAGCCCAACCGATAACAACAAGGTTAGCAGGAACGTAGATGGCAGAATAGCAGTATCCATAACTGATTGTTATTGTTTGACTGGAGGAGACTTATTCATTATCAATTATTCGTTACTTTGTCCTCCTATTAATGTAGTTAAGCCATTGCAAAGCTAAATCTTGCGCTTGAACTTGCCATTCTGGAGAAACTTGGTACATCCGCCTGGGTCGTCCTCGTCCTTCCAGTTTCTTCCAATATCCAGTGATTGCCTTTTGGTCTTCCAGAAATTTGATTGCACTATAAAGCACAGTATCCGAAAGCCTATAGGTTGGATATTCAGTTTCTAATTGCTCAATCAACTCGGTTCCGTAGGATTCACCTTGTAATAAAACAGACAGTATGTAACAAACTGCTACTTCCTGACAAAGGTAAGTTGGCGGAGGATTCTCAAAGAATTGATATATATCCTCAAGTTTCATGGTTAGTGAATGGCTAAAAAAATGCCTTATGGTAAGGTCTACAATCCTTGTAGTCAGTATACAGTGCTACTGCCAAATGAGTAATATATATAATGCTACTTAGACTAGATATCCATTGCGTAAATACCAAACGATTATCCACGCTTGTGAAGTCGTGGGAAGAGTTGCAAGTTTTAGGGACACAAAGAAATGTACCCTAAGCCAAGCTTGATATGGTGTGGTGAGGAGCTAACAGAGAGTAGCAAATTAACTTAGTACAGAAGGTACTTAGTCTTGGTCAGATTAGGGCAAATGCCAAGCCTCAGCTTTTAGGCGTGAGGTTTCTGACTGTCTTGGTATTAAGTAATGCCAAGGTAGTTAGAAGTGCTTAAGCAATAAAATGCCATCGAAGAAATTTTACAGGTAAAATGCAATTTTGTCTGTAAAACTTAATAAACACTTTGTTTTACAGTGATTTTCCCAATGCAAATCATCAGAATTTAAGCTATGGGATATATGTGGTTTAAAGCTGCTACGGTGGTGGACACACTTAAGTAGTACGCATTACTGATTTACTGGACAAGAGAATCTCTTGTCGCATTTGGTAAATGTGATAGTAAATTTATCAAAGAAGACGCAAAGACTAGAGCATCGATTCAGTAATCAAAAACCTAATCCCCAGCCTCCTTGACTAAAAGATAAGAGGTTGGGGAGAGATGATTCTTTACTGATAGGACTTACGCAAAACTAGTTGCTGTAGGGACAATTTATGAATTGCCCTACTTGAAAATCCTTCTTTTCGGCCATTATTTACGTAAGTCCTGACTGAATTGGTGTTCTCGGAGAGATAGAGACGTAGAGTGGGATACCTCTCAAAACAGTTCTCCGTGTTCTCCGAACTTTTGAGCTAAGGCTTCCTTAGATTAAACTTTTATCTTTGTGTTTTTGTGTCCTTTGAAAGTGCCCGGCACATTGGCAATTTTCTATATATGTCACAGACTCCCGATGCTCCATCATCTTCTCTGCGGGCTATTGCCCAAACCTTTCGCCTTACAGGTTGGATTAGCTTCTGGATTCAGCTAGTACTAGGCGTTGTTTCTAGCATAATTGTGTTGCTGTTCGCCATCTTTAATCAAAGAACTGGTAGTCCTAGTAATAATCCTGGGACTGGCTTTGGCGTATTTTTAGCAATTTGTGGACTGGTTGTTTTAGGTGGAGGTATTTATTTAGCTTATCGTTACACTAGAATTGGCAAGCAATTGGAATCCTCCAATCCTAGCAACCGCCCTCGCAAAAGTGAGACTGTGCAAGTATTACGCTTAGGGCTGTGGGTAAATTTAGGCGGAACACTGGTGACTCTTTTAGGCGCGCAAGCGATCGTTGGTACACTGGTAGCAAGATCGATATCTCCTCAAGCTATAACTACACAATTTTTTGACCCTACCCGTATTATTAGCGGTCTAGATATGCTTGTCGTACAAGCAAATACCAACACTGTATCAGCACATTTTGCAGGGCTTATAGCGTCACTTTGGCTACTCAATCGTATTAACCGACCTTAGTATGAGTTCTATTAGCGGTAGCGGGGCGGGCATTTCGCCTATGCTGAGTTTTCAAGAGTCAAAAGAAAATTATCATACTTTTCCGAAACGGGCAAAACTGCGTGTGAAGACAACTACATAATCCTTGAAAAACATCCTGATAGTACAGCATTGCGTAAATGAACTATCCATTTCAAATCAATGAAACGCTTGCAGTATAGGAATTACCAATTACCTTAGCGAGTCGGGAGAGGGTACACTACGCATAGCAATATCACCGTAGGGGTACGGGTGTCATTAAGAATTCCGCCAAGCTGTACTAACAAGTGATGCCAAAACTAAAACAGGGATGATGTATACCTTTTTTTTAAGTTTGAAGACTATGAAAAATCAATTTGACACCAGGAGAAATCAACCAGCCTATAAATTTAATCAAGACGCATGGAGATTTGGCGTACAGGTTTTCTTTAGTAGCATCGTATTGGGGCTATGCATTTTCAAGCTTGGCTCGCCAGGGGACGATAAGAATGTTGCCCTTTACTGGGGTGGTTTATCAAGTGTGCTTGCATACTGGTTGCCTTCACCTGGACAAACCAGAGACGATAAGGAACCACAAAGTATCACTCAAAGGACGTTTGCAGCGGCTGATAACAATAATGGTAATGGTCAAAGTCTTGCTCAGGTTACTGAAACAAGAGTGACTCAAGATACGAGTTCATGATTGGTTAAATGCAATATATGGTTTCTTAGCCCTGGCAGTGATGCTAGGGAAAAATCTTGATTCAGAGATTGAGGCTGAATTTTTGCAATAAACTTTGTTTTTCCAGTCACAGCAAACCAAAATTACTATATGCTAAATGCTTAATGTGTTAACTGTATTGACAGAAAGATTTTAGGCTAGAAACTGAGAAAAATCTGTGCTGGATATTAAGCAAATACGGGAAAATCCGCAATTAGTTCAAGAACGATTGAATAGTCGTAGTGGTAAATACGACATTGAACCGATTCTACAGTTAGATCGGCAACAACGAGAACTAGAGGGGACACGCAGTCAACTCCAAGCTCGGAGCAACGAAATCGGTAAAATTGTCGGGCAGAAGATTAAATCTGGGATTAATTCTCAAGATCCAGAAATTCAAGCTTTGCGCGATGAAGGTAACTCTGTCAAAGCAACGTTGAGCGAACTGGAACCCCAGGAAAAAGACCTCAAAGCTCAAATTGCTCAACTTGTGTTGGCACTTCCCAACTTACCAAGCGACTCTACACCCCTTGGGAAGAATGAGGAAGATAACGTAGAAGTGCGCCGTTGGGGTGATGAGTATATTCCCCAAAATCCAAATATTCTCCCTCACTGGGAAATAGGCGAAAAGCTAGGTATTCTCAATGTTGAACGGGCTGTAAAAGTTGCCCAAAGCCGCTTTGTGGCTTTGGTAGGCGCTGGTGCGGCATTGGAAAGGGCATTAATTCAATTTATGCTGACTCTCCATACTCAAGCTGGGTACCTGGAAGTTAGTCCGCCTCTGTTAGTTAATACCGAGTCTTTGACGGCGACCGGTCAGTTACCCAAGTTTGCTGAAGAAAGCTTTAAATGTGCGGATGATGATTTATGGCTGATTCCGACGGCGGAAGTTCCAGTTACAAATCTCTACCGGGGTGAAATTCTCGCTGCTGAAGATTTGCCTATTTACCACTGCGCTTTTACTCCCTGTTTTCGCCGCGAAGCTGGTAGCTATGGGCGCGATATGCGGGGGTTAATTCGCCTGCATCAGTTCAACAAGGTGGAAATGGTGAAATTTGTTGAACCTAGTACGTCTTTTGATGAACTGGAGAAATTGGTGGGGAATGCAGAAGCGATTTTACAGGCGTTGCGGTTGCCTTATCGAGTAGTAAATTTAAGTACTGGAGATTTGGGATTTGCCTCTACCAAAACTTATGATTTAGAGGTTTGGTTGCCCTCTTCTGGCAAATACCGCGAAATTTCTAGCTGTTCCAATACTATAGATTTCCAAGCAAGACGGGCTGATATTCGCTTCAAAGAGGCGGGGAAAAAAGGAACTCAGTTCGTACATACCCTCAATGGTTCGGGTTTGGCGGTGGGAAGGACTATGGCTGCAATTTTGGAGAATTATCAACAACCTGATGGGACAGTGAAGATACCAGAAGCGCTGCAACCTTATTTGGGGCGTGAAGTTTTATAATTTGTCATTAGTCATTTGTCCTACCCTGCGGGAAGCCGCTAGCGCGTCTATGTCCTTTGTTATTTACCAATGACCAATGACCAATACTTCGGCTTCTCCTAACGGAGACGCTGCGCGTTAGCGGAGCTTTCGCTTTAGCGATACGCTCAGTACAAGTGACCAATGACCAATGACTAATACCCAATACCCAATGCCCAATTAGAATGGAGATAACTATAGCTTAATTATTTTCACTAATTTACTCTATGTCAGTTTTAGCAGCGATCGCAGTCTTGGCTGTTTTGATCTTGGTACACGAGTTGGGACATTTTGTTGCAGCCCGTTCTCAAGGCATTCTCGTTAACCGTTTTTCTTTGGGTTTTGGCCCAGTTCTTTTGAAGTACCAAGGTTCACAAACCGAATATGCTGTCCGCGCTTTTCCCTTGGGCGGCTTTGTGGGGTTTCCCGATGATGACCCCGATAGCGATATTCCACCCAATGACCCAAATCTGCTGCGTAACCGTCCAGTTTTAGATCGGGCGATTGTCATCAGTGCTGGAGTGATTGCAAATTTAATATTTGCCTATTTGGTGCTGGTTCTGCAATTGGGTATCGTTGGTATTCCCAAAGAATTAAACTATCAAGCTGGTGTCATTGTACAGCCTGTTAATCAAGAATCTGTTGCCTATCAAGCAGGAATTCGGGAAGGAGATATTATTCTAGCTGTTAATGGTCAAGAACTCCCGGCTTCTGATAAATCAACTCCTTTGCTGACTAAAGAAATTCAAACTCATCCCAATCAGCAAATTGAACTGAAAATTCAGCGTGAAAAACAACAACAAACCCTGAAATTAACGCCAAAACTGGGAGCTGATGGCAAAGGTGTAGTTGGTGTGGCACTTAGTCCAAATGCTACCGCAGTTTATCGCCGCCCGAATAGTCCTTTTGAAATTTTTGGTCTTGCTGCTAACAGGTTTCAACAATTATTTGTTGGTACACTGAGCGGTTTTGGGCAGTTGATTACCAATTTTCAACAAACTGCTGGACAAGTTTCTGGGCCAGTTAATATTGTCAAAATAGGTGCAAAATTAGCTGAAGATAATAGCGTAAATCTGTTGTCTTTTGCGGCAATTATCAGCATTAACTTGGCTATTATCAATATTTTGCCTTTGCCAGCTTTGGATGGCGGACAACTCGCTTTTTTGCTGATTGAAGGTTTACGCGGTAAGCCTGTACCGTCCCGGATTCAAGAAGGTGTAATGCAAACTGGCTTGGTGTTACTTTTAGGGTTAGGAATTTTTCTGATCGTCAAAGAAACTACTCAATTAACTAGCCAATTGGAGTGGGTACAAAAATTATTCCAGTGATTACTACCCGCAAATCGTTATCTAAAAAGAAGCGATCGCTAGAAATTTTAGCTCGTCTGAAGCGTCTTTATCCAGATGCTACTTGCTCTTTGAACTACTCAACGCCAGTACAATTGTTGGTGGCAACGATTCTCTCTGCTCAGTGTACTGATGAGCGGGTAAATAAGGTGACACCAGCTTTATTTGGTAAGTTTCCTGATGCTCAGAGTTTAGCGATCGCTGACTTAGTAGAATTAGAAAGTTTGGTGCGTTCCACAGGGTTTTATCGCAATAAAGCTAAAAACATTCAAGCCGCCTGTCGGATGATTGTTACTGAATTTAACTCTGTTGTCCCCAACCAAATGGAACAGTTGTTAAAGCTTCCTGGGGTGGCGCGCAAAACAGCAAATGTAGTTTTGGCTCATGCTTATGGCATTAATGCTGGCGTGACAGTAGATACTCACGTCAAGCGCCTGTGCCAACGTTTGGGTTTAACTGAAGCAAAAGACCCCGTTCGGATTGAGCAAGATTTAATGGGTTTATTGCCTCAGTCTGATTGGGAAAATTGGTCAATTCGGTTGATTTATCACGGTCGTGCTATTTGTAAAGCCCGCTCTCCCGTTTGTGTTGCGTGTGAGCTTGCTGATTTATGCCCTGTAGCCAATAAGCCAATGGTTGTAGGGTAAGCGACACAAGTAACGCCAGAATTGATGGAGAGAATGTAGAATGGAAAACGGTGTCTTTAAATAAGTTAGAGAATATATGGCTAAAAAGAGCATGATTGAGCGCGAGAAAAAGCGCACCAGGTTGATAGAAAAGTATGCTGACAAGCGGGAAGCTCTCTTAGAAGAGTTCAGAAGTGCAGCATCTCCTTTGGATAAGCTAGAAATCCACCGGAAAATTCAACAGCTACCCCGGAATAGTGCGCCCACCCGCCACCGCAATCGTTGCTGGTTGACTGGCCGTTCTAGAGGAGTTTATCGCGATTTTGGACTCTCTCGGAACGTGCTACGAGAATGGGCGCATGAAGGTCTTTTGCCTGGAGTTGTTAAGTCTAGTTGGTAGTTAAGAGTCATTAGTCATTAGTCATTGGTGAGCCAGTGCGGTCTTGGGGGTTTCCCCCATGAGCAGCTGGTGTTAGCGAAGCGGTAGCGACGCAGGAGCGTCACCCGAAGGGTCATTGGTAAATAACAAAAGACTAATGACAAAGGACAAATGACAAAATATTATTGACCACAACACTTATCAATTCCCAGACTTTCTAAGAGTAGATCGCTGACGGCGTTGGCGATCGCAAACTCTCCATAAAAGCTATTGGAAAAATCATAAGACTGCATCTCTGTGACAATGGCAATTACCAGAGAACCAAGGTCGTTTTCTCCTTCCATCCGTTGACGCACAAAAATCTGTGCGGCTCGTTGGGCAATATTTTGGTTTACTGCTTCGGGGATAAATTCTGTATCTAGCCACCGTTGTAAGCGCTCTCGTAACCATTCACCTTCGAGCAGTGGGTTTTCAGGTGGTGGTAGGGTAATGGGTGGAATTGGTTGAGTCATCTTTTTTAAACACAGAGGGACGCGGAGGGAAACGCAGAGGAACGCTGAGGTTGACTGTTAACATCAAATTGCGTTTCTCTAGTGTTTTTTTATATTTATTTATGCAATATGATATCGCCGCAATTGTTGAGGGCTATGCACAAGGCTATTTTCTCATGGCTGATGAGCGCGATCGCCTGAGTTGGTACGGAAGTCGCGATCGAACTTTTATTCCTTTGGATGAACGGTTTCGCTACCCCAAGTCTTTACAGCGTGTTCTCAAT
The Nostoc punctiforme PCC 73102 genome window above contains:
- the rpsN gene encoding 30S ribosomal protein S14, producing MAKKSMIEREKKRTRLIEKYADKREALLEEFRSAASPLDKLEIHRKIQQLPRNSAPTRHRNRCWLTGRSRGVYRDFGLSRNVLREWAHEGLLPGVVKSSW
- a CDS encoding DUF3611 family protein, translated to MSQTPDAPSSSLRAIAQTFRLTGWISFWIQLVLGVVSSIIVLLFAIFNQRTGSPSNNPGTGFGVFLAICGLVVLGGGIYLAYRYTRIGKQLESSNPSNRPRKSETVQVLRLGLWVNLGGTLVTLLGAQAIVGTLVARSISPQAITTQFFDPTRIISGLDMLVVQANTNTVSAHFAGLIASLWLLNRINRP
- the rseP gene encoding RIP metalloprotease RseP; this translates as MSVLAAIAVLAVLILVHELGHFVAARSQGILVNRFSLGFGPVLLKYQGSQTEYAVRAFPLGGFVGFPDDDPDSDIPPNDPNLLRNRPVLDRAIVISAGVIANLIFAYLVLVLQLGIVGIPKELNYQAGVIVQPVNQESVAYQAGIREGDIILAVNGQELPASDKSTPLLTKEIQTHPNQQIELKIQREKQQQTLKLTPKLGADGKGVVGVALSPNATAVYRRPNSPFEIFGLAANRFQQLFVGTLSGFGQLITNFQQTAGQVSGPVNIVKIGAKLAEDNSVNLLSFAAIISINLAIINILPLPALDGGQLAFLLIEGLRGKPVPSRIQEGVMQTGLVLLLGLGIFLIVKETTQLTSQLEWVQKLFQ
- a CDS encoding cofactor assembly of complex C subunit B, with translation MDTAILPSTFLLTLLLSVGLFFFIRASTKDRIQTVQLVSEQDEAALMSQLKEYFRSRSYQVAEVDREQNKVTFEGNVRPSWFLAIFLTLLAATGIVCLSLVVYLLFPNLSPIVLAMVLLSPLSGLFYWKKSGRLEKVSLKVETTQSEQTSSSKITVVAHRDELSELQRTLQLKAGE
- a CDS encoding ATP-binding protein, which codes for MLMSASSDFIALCREQIALLTQGLGATLSIVYLTQELVETPSGEAKLIPVVIYPETALLPPGDETAEATVHKELQVGNVFILPNDRRRLLTAGSESPTSSQESEASQPHLKEEYLFSGNQIVLPLVYEGVMMGLLVTGRQDRAWNGHEESQIQQIAQTLAIACILDQRRAWFEQQLREQQILQEKQRDLLDNLLHQFRNPLTALRTFGKLLLKRLRPGDSNRDVANSIVRESDRLQELLQQFDQVIDLTETDLAPLHLPEHEVFVEATIQKDAKPPLLLPGTGDKAVDCSLADILEPLLISAKAIAQERKLKLITEIQENSPLVRANIKALREVLTNIIDNALKYTPTGGKILIQAGQEKANFQGIAISDNGPGIPPEDLEHLGERHYRGVQAQTEIPGTGLGLAIAKQLIEQMQGKIEVFSPAINSKLTSPNAPGTTFIIWLPEVQN
- a CDS encoding S-layer homology domain-containing protein; its protein translation is MFTFNRLQSGTAALMALSVTAGTVAPLIIASPSLAQTTFSDVSSNYWAAPFIQQLSQRGVIAGFPDGSFRPEEAVTRAQFAAMVNKAFQKSQQRSPINFADVPSNYWASSAIQQAYTIGFLSGYPGNRFEPNQAIPRQQVLVSLANGLEYSPIGNTESTLQYFNDASNIASYARSPIAAATEKQIVVNYPNVKFLNPTATATRAQVAAFIYQALVSSNQASAINSPYVVAVGSTTPTPVSVTIPQGTAIPVKYDKAEKILVTKDETAPLTLTVSQNVVTQDGSIVIPAGSQVIGQLKPATGGSQFVAEKLVLTNGQEYQLNATSEVITKTETVKKGTSIGSIIKDTVLGAGAATAVSAVTGDRAIATEEVLGGAGIGALVGLFFGKNSVDLVAIDPNTDLQMTINQNLLVSLR
- the serS gene encoding serine--tRNA ligase, which gives rise to MLDIKQIRENPQLVQERLNSRSGKYDIEPILQLDRQQRELEGTRSQLQARSNEIGKIVGQKIKSGINSQDPEIQALRDEGNSVKATLSELEPQEKDLKAQIAQLVLALPNLPSDSTPLGKNEEDNVEVRRWGDEYIPQNPNILPHWEIGEKLGILNVERAVKVAQSRFVALVGAGAALERALIQFMLTLHTQAGYLEVSPPLLVNTESLTATGQLPKFAEESFKCADDDLWLIPTAEVPVTNLYRGEILAAEDLPIYHCAFTPCFRREAGSYGRDMRGLIRLHQFNKVEMVKFVEPSTSFDELEKLVGNAEAILQALRLPYRVVNLSTGDLGFASTKTYDLEVWLPSSGKYREISSCSNTIDFQARRADIRFKEAGKKGTQFVHTLNGSGLAVGRTMAAILENYQQPDGTVKIPEALQPYLGREVL
- a CDS encoding PadR family transcriptional regulator yields the protein MKLEDIYQFFENPPPTYLCQEVAVCYILSVLLQGESYGTELIEQLETEYPTYRLSDTVLYSAIKFLEDQKAITGYWKKLEGRGRPRRMYQVSPEWQVQAQDLALQWLNYINRRTK
- the nth gene encoding endonuclease III; the encoded protein is MGTKIIPVITTRKSLSKKKRSLEILARLKRLYPDATCSLNYSTPVQLLVATILSAQCTDERVNKVTPALFGKFPDAQSLAIADLVELESLVRSTGFYRNKAKNIQAACRMIVTEFNSVVPNQMEQLLKLPGVARKTANVVLAHAYGINAGVTVDTHVKRLCQRLGLTEAKDPVRIEQDLMGLLPQSDWENWSIRLIYHGRAICKARSPVCVACELADLCPVANKPMVVG
- a CDS encoding DUF3155 domain-containing protein; this encodes MARRRKRKSRRRQEGRRILEHVPQYSIESGEEKPVTAARRFIQAEGILPPALLLVKRNEHTTDRYFWAEKGLFGAQYVEENHFLFPSLRVLEPSPGQEPLALASR